From the genome of Fusobacterium perfoetens, one region includes:
- a CDS encoding nucleoside kinase has translation MIDLTKYLESRQYETVKFVFLKAVHDLFQGHIAEIQNSLNNGSYAEIYHLEKREIKILTEDELKSLNEKMREIIREDIPIKLVTDDVDELKRKAESMERSDIKHILENCGWARLKEYALGDYMDYFYLDPETSTGKIIDFEIYKYNRGLILKTPLEVFDWKIAPYKNTPKIAKAFHERDRWEKIMGINYVGSINEKVFENKIIEQIMLNETFHDRKIAEIATEILANKKIRIVTIAGPSSSGKTTLSKKMELQLKTGGVETLAISLDNYYIGRANVPLDENGEKDFETIEALDLELLNKNLEDLISGQETELPIYNFYTGEREEKTQKAQLSKDGIIIIEGIHGLNDRLTSHIPRENKYKIYISCLTQTNMDMHNRIHTTDVRKIRRIVRDSLSRKTSGEHTLSMWNSIRRGEEKWIFPFQEEADAIFNSSFTYELGVLKPYALKELIKVRVTSDQYDEAKKLASLLSCFVDIDPSFIPVDSIMKEFIGGSVFYNY, from the coding sequence GTGATAGACTTGACAAAATATTTAGAAAGCAGACAATATGAAACAGTAAAATTTGTTTTTTTAAAAGCAGTGCACGATCTTTTTCAAGGGCATATAGCTGAAATACAAAATTCTTTAAATAACGGTTCATATGCTGAGATTTATCATCTTGAAAAAAGAGAAATAAAAATTTTAACAGAAGATGAATTAAAAAGCTTAAATGAAAAAATGAGAGAAATAATAAGAGAAGATATTCCAATAAAACTTGTAACAGATGATGTTGATGAACTTAAGAGAAAAGCTGAGTCAATGGAAAGAAGTGATATAAAACACATTCTTGAGAATTGTGGTTGGGCAAGATTAAAAGAATACGCTTTAGGAGATTATATGGATTATTTTTATCTTGATCCAGAAACTTCAACAGGAAAAATTATAGATTTTGAAATATATAAATATAATAGAGGTCTTATTTTAAAAACTCCTCTTGAGGTTTTTGATTGGAAAATTGCTCCTTATAAAAATACTCCTAAAATTGCAAAAGCTTTCCATGAAAGAGACAGATGGGAAAAAATTATGGGGATAAATTATGTGGGAAGTATTAATGAGAAGGTTTTTGAAAACAAAATCATTGAACAAATAATGCTTAATGAAACTTTCCATGACAGAAAAATTGCAGAGATAGCAACTGAAATTCTTGCAAATAAAAAAATAAGAATAGTGACAATAGCAGGGCCTTCATCATCAGGAAAAACAACTCTTTCAAAGAAGATGGAACTTCAGCTTAAAACTGGAGGAGTAGAAACTTTGGCAATATCTCTTGATAACTATTATATAGGAAGAGCAAATGTTCCTCTTGATGAAAATGGTGAAAAAGATTTTGAAACAATAGAAGCTTTAGATCTTGAACTTCTTAATAAAAATTTAGAAGATTTAATTTCAGGACAGGAAACAGAACTTCCAATTTATAATTTTTATACAGGAGAAAGAGAAGAAAAAACTCAGAAAGCTCAGCTTTCAAAAGATGGAATTATAATAATAGAGGGAATTCATGGTCTTAATGACAGGCTTACAAGCCATATTCCAAGAGAAAATAAATATAAAATATATATAAGCTGTCTTACTCAGACAAATATGGATATGCATAACAGAATTCATACAACAGATGTAAGAAAGATAAGAAGAATTGTAAGAGACAGCCTTTCAAGAAAAACATCAGGGGAACACACTCTTTCTATGTGGAATTCTATAAGAAGAGGGGAAGAAAAATGGATATTCCCATTTCAAGAAGAAGCTGATGCAATATTTAATTCAAGCTTTACATATGAACTTGGAGTTCTTAAGCCTTATGCTTTAAAAGAGCTTATAAAAGTAAGAGTAACTTCAGATCAATATGATGAAGCAAAAAAACTTGCAAGCCTTTTAAGCTGTTTTGTTGATATAGATCCATCATTTATTCCTGTAGATTCAATAATGAAAGAATTTATAGGAGGAAGTGTGTTCTACAATTATTAA